The following proteins come from a genomic window of Nodosilinea sp. FACHB-141:
- a CDS encoding glycosyltransferase family 2 protein yields the protein MTQPLISAIICTHNRACYLGAAIASLLEQTYAAYEIIVVDNASTDDTRAVVETYLSHPTLTYVYESTLGLSAARNRGAAIAKGTILAYLDDDAEASPHWLVALAAAFEQHPKAAIAGGYVSLIWPQDMTPPRWLSSTLSESLGAYDLGTTTRLITNPGQTPRGLNYGVKKSFLEAVGGFDPQLGRVGKNLLSNEELHLTQLALAVGHEVLFVPQAQVAHNVAPERLRQGWFLRRSWWQGISECYREQLSHTLTLERVRVRSLCLLRGLVKTLRYWSDPALRFENLVYAYGQLGYVVGGLRHLLPRPGAKVCP from the coding sequence ATGACTCAACCCCTGATTTCAGCCATTATTTGTACCCACAACCGGGCTTGCTACTTGGGGGCAGCGATCGCCAGCTTGCTAGAGCAAACCTACGCTGCCTACGAAATTATTGTGGTGGACAACGCCTCGACGGATGACACCAGGGCCGTGGTAGAAACCTACCTATCTCATCCCACGCTGACCTATGTGTATGAGAGCACCTTGGGGCTGTCGGCAGCGCGAAACCGGGGTGCTGCGATCGCCAAGGGTACTATTCTTGCCTACCTCGACGACGATGCCGAAGCCTCTCCTCACTGGCTGGTCGCCTTAGCGGCGGCCTTTGAACAGCACCCCAAGGCGGCGATCGCGGGCGGCTACGTCAGCCTGATCTGGCCCCAGGATATGACCCCGCCTCGCTGGCTGTCGTCCACGCTTTCTGAGAGCCTGGGTGCCTACGATTTGGGCACTACGACGCGACTCATCACTAACCCAGGTCAAACCCCTCGAGGGCTCAACTACGGCGTCAAAAAAAGCTTTCTAGAGGCTGTGGGCGGCTTTGACCCGCAGCTCGGTCGAGTGGGCAAAAACCTGCTCTCGAACGAAGAATTGCACCTGACTCAGCTGGCCCTGGCCGTTGGGCATGAGGTTTTGTTTGTGCCCCAAGCCCAGGTGGCCCACAACGTGGCTCCCGAACGACTGCGTCAGGGCTGGTTTTTGCGCCGCAGCTGGTGGCAGGGCATTAGCGAATGCTACCGCGAGCAGCTCAGCCACACCCTAACCCTAGAGCGGGTGCGGGTGCGAAGCTTGTGTCTTCTGCGGGGGCTGGTTAAGACTCTGCGCTACTGGTCTGACCCAGCACTGCGGTTTGAAAATTTGGTCTACGCCTACGGGCAATTGGGCTATGTGGTGGGCGGTCTGCGCCACCTATTGCCTCGCCCTGGGGCGAAGGTCTGCCCCTAA
- a CDS encoding fatty acid desaturase, whose translation MQVDRVPPGATDAEFSAYVRSAQELDFTLQDLKAAIPAHCFQPSVLKSLAYFFLDLGIIAALYAVAHAINSWLFFPVFWLAQGTMFWALFVVGHDCGHGSFSRYKWLNSLVGHLSHTPILVPYHGWRISHRTHHANTGNIDTDESWYPMDESTYQAMPWAQKMVRFYGALFAYPFYLFFRSSGRSGSHFMPSSPLFRPSERRDVLVSTLCWSATVVFLAWVGLTQGLLFLATYYIAPYLVFIVWLDLVTFLHHTEPDIPWYRGDEWYFLKGALSTIDRDYGFINPIHHNIGTHVAHHIFLAIPHYHLKTATEAIKPILGDYYRRSEEPVWKSFARSFWACHYVADQGAKVYYQPHPSYRQ comes from the coding sequence GTGCAAGTAGATCGTGTTCCTCCAGGAGCTACAGACGCAGAATTTTCGGCCTACGTTCGCTCAGCCCAGGAGCTAGACTTTACCCTTCAAGATCTCAAGGCGGCGATTCCGGCCCATTGTTTTCAGCCTTCCGTGCTTAAGTCGCTGGCCTACTTCTTTTTAGATTTAGGGATTATTGCGGCGCTATATGCCGTGGCCCACGCAATTAACTCTTGGCTATTTTTCCCAGTATTTTGGCTGGCTCAGGGCACGATGTTCTGGGCTCTTTTTGTGGTTGGCCACGACTGCGGCCACGGGTCATTTTCTCGCTACAAGTGGCTCAACAGTCTGGTCGGTCATCTGTCCCACACGCCTATTTTGGTGCCTTACCACGGCTGGCGAATTAGCCACCGCACCCATCACGCCAACACGGGCAACATCGACACTGACGAAAGCTGGTACCCGATGGACGAGTCGACCTATCAAGCTATGCCTTGGGCGCAAAAGATGGTGCGTTTCTACGGCGCGTTGTTTGCTTATCCGTTCTATCTGTTCTTTCGGTCGTCGGGGCGCAGTGGCTCTCACTTCATGCCCAGCAGTCCGTTGTTTCGTCCCTCTGAGCGGCGTGACGTGCTGGTGAGCACTCTGTGCTGGTCGGCTACGGTCGTGTTTTTGGCCTGGGTAGGATTAACCCAGGGGCTGTTGTTTTTGGCAACTTACTACATAGCACCCTACCTGGTGTTTATCGTGTGGCTTGATTTGGTGACGTTTTTGCACCACACCGAGCCAGATATTCCCTGGTATCGGGGGGACGAGTGGTACTTTCTCAAGGGGGCGCTGTCGACCATTGACCGTGACTATGGGTTTATCAACCCCATTCACCACAACATTGGCACCCACGTGGCCCACCACATTTTCTTGGCTATTCCCCACTATCACCTGAAGACAGCAACAGAGGCGATTAAGCCAATTTTGGGCGATTATTATCGCCGCTCTGAGGAACCGGTGTGGAAAAGCTTTGCCCGATCGTTTTGGGCCTGCCACTATGTGGCGGACCAAGGGGCGAAGGTCTATTACCAACCCCATCCTAGCTACCGCCAGTAA
- a CDS encoding alpha-amylase, whose protein sequence is MSNPFRQLKDRFKAIGPNLTPEGAETAKTSLQEWLQANADILRSRRKRGEFNGTMMQYFHWYTPADGSHWNRVKEEAEALANAGITALWLPPAYKGIGGCYDVGYGVYDLFDLGEFDQKGTVRTKYGTKDEYVAAVKACRDLGINVYADVVFNHKMAADGEEEFKAIPMDPSDRHRPLGEMRQIKSWTEFTFPGRGDKYSSMKWHWYHFDGVDYNSYEPDYKAVWLIEGKTFEDKVSWERGSFDYLMGCDLDIDHPEVSGELKYWGEWMLDHIGVDGFRLDAIKHICGDFFVDWLAHLEHYAQRDLFCVGEYWTYDLGALSWYAGNSGGQLDLFDAPLHHNFYQASKAGNNYDLRTIFDNTVVKEMPLLAVTLVENHDTQPLQALESVVESWFKPLAYAMILLRDEGYPCIFYCDYYGAHYVDKGRDGNEYEIWMDSHREILDRLLIGRQHFAYGPQYDYFDHPNVVGWTRLGSDGHPHAMAVLLSNGSEGTKWMEVGKPNTTFYDLTGHTSQTITTNGDGWAEFRCNGGSVSVWVEERPK, encoded by the coding sequence ATGTCTAATCCCTTTCGGCAGCTTAAGGATAGGTTTAAGGCGATTGGCCCTAATCTCACTCCAGAGGGAGCAGAAACCGCTAAAACGTCTTTACAGGAGTGGCTGCAGGCTAACGCCGACATCTTGCGGAGTCGGCGTAAGCGGGGGGAGTTTAACGGCACTATGATGCAGTACTTCCACTGGTATACCCCCGCTGATGGTAGCCACTGGAACCGCGTTAAGGAGGAGGCTGAGGCCCTCGCCAACGCCGGCATTACTGCTCTGTGGCTACCGCCTGCTTACAAAGGCATTGGCGGGTGCTATGACGTTGGCTACGGAGTTTACGACCTGTTTGACCTGGGAGAATTTGACCAAAAGGGCACAGTGCGAACGAAGTACGGCACTAAGGATGAGTACGTCGCAGCGGTCAAAGCCTGCCGCGATTTAGGGATTAACGTCTACGCCGATGTGGTGTTCAACCACAAAATGGCGGCCGATGGTGAAGAGGAATTTAAGGCAATTCCGATGGATCCAAGCGATCGCCACCGTCCTCTGGGAGAAATGCGCCAGATCAAGTCATGGACAGAGTTCACCTTTCCCGGACGAGGCGATAAATATTCAAGCATGAAGTGGCATTGGTACCACTTTGACGGCGTTGACTACAACAGCTATGAACCCGACTACAAAGCCGTATGGCTAATTGAGGGCAAAACCTTTGAAGACAAGGTGAGTTGGGAACGGGGCAGTTTTGACTACCTGATGGGCTGTGATCTAGATATTGACCATCCTGAAGTGAGCGGCGAGTTGAAATACTGGGGCGAGTGGATGCTCGACCACATTGGGGTAGACGGGTTTCGCTTAGACGCTATCAAGCACATCTGCGGTGACTTCTTTGTGGATTGGTTGGCCCACTTGGAACACTATGCCCAGCGCGATCTGTTTTGCGTGGGCGAATACTGGACCTATGACCTGGGGGCGCTGAGTTGGTATGCCGGCAACTCGGGCGGGCAGCTCGACCTATTTGACGCGCCGCTACACCACAACTTTTACCAAGCCAGTAAGGCGGGCAACAACTATGACCTGCGCACTATCTTTGACAACACCGTGGTTAAAGAGATGCCGCTGCTGGCCGTTACCCTGGTCGAAAATCACGACACCCAGCCCCTACAAGCCCTGGAGTCTGTGGTGGAATCGTGGTTTAAGCCCCTGGCCTACGCCATGATTTTGCTGCGAGACGAAGGCTATCCCTGTATTTTCTACTGCGACTATTACGGTGCCCACTATGTGGATAAGGGACGTGATGGCAACGAGTACGAGATCTGGATGGACTCGCATCGGGAGATTTTGGATCGATTGCTGATTGGCCGCCAGCACTTTGCCTATGGCCCCCAGTACGACTATTTTGACCATCCCAATGTTGTGGGCTGGACGCGGCTCGGCTCTGATGGCCACCCCCACGCCATGGCAGTGCTGCTGAGCAATGGATCAGAAGGCACCAAGTGGATGGAGGTGGGTAAGCCCAACACCACGTTCTACGACTTGACTGGGCATACTTCTCAAACTATCACGACCAATGGCGACGGCTGGGCGGAGTTTCGCTGCAATGGTGGCTCGGTGTCGGTGTGGGTAGAGGAGCGCCCTAAGTAA
- a CDS encoding AEC family transporter — translation MRNSLIQAYLPLVIWVGLGAGLGRFLPAALPRLLGRGLYWIGIPLEIFTLARQTHFAEDTGLAPLYTVVSLGLGLGLGLVGLAVVRSLAATIPAEAVAIEIGVAPGSELLPSQPVELALWPDTATMTWVDKPRQGSFVLASMLGNTGFVGLAIVPTLVSGPYLGWAVFYSVTQNVVGTYGLGVFIASWFGRGAQTKSRWQQLRDVVTVPSLWAFALGSVSQVWAWPPLLDEALHQSVWLVIPVALVLMGLRLSQLQGWSSLQPALVPAMLKVLVLPVMVGAVTLGAGLPKDGVLVLVLMSGMPSAFAGLILAEEYDLDRELAAASIALSTGGLLLTIPLWLLVFG, via the coding sequence ATGCGTAATTCTCTGATTCAAGCCTATCTGCCGCTGGTCATTTGGGTGGGGCTGGGGGCTGGGCTGGGCCGATTTTTGCCGGCGGCGTTACCTCGATTGCTGGGACGAGGGTTGTATTGGATTGGCATTCCCCTCGAAATTTTTACCCTGGCTCGTCAGACTCACTTTGCGGAAGACACAGGTCTAGCCCCGTTGTATACCGTTGTTTCGCTAGGGCTGGGGCTGGGGTTGGGGCTGGTGGGGTTAGCGGTGGTGCGATCGCTGGCCGCTACCATCCCGGCTGAGGCCGTCGCTATTGAAATCGGGGTCGCTCCAGGGTCAGAGCTACTGCCCTCACAGCCGGTGGAGTTGGCTTTGTGGCCTGACACCGCCACGATGACCTGGGTTGATAAACCCCGCCAGGGCAGCTTTGTGCTGGCCTCTATGTTGGGTAACACGGGGTTTGTCGGGCTAGCCATCGTGCCTACTCTGGTTAGTGGTCCTTACTTAGGCTGGGCTGTGTTCTATAGCGTGACCCAAAACGTGGTCGGCACCTATGGACTAGGAGTGTTTATCGCCAGTTGGTTTGGACGCGGTGCCCAGACCAAATCGCGTTGGCAGCAGCTGCGTGACGTGGTGACCGTGCCGTCGCTATGGGCCTTTGCGTTAGGCTCAGTCTCCCAGGTTTGGGCCTGGCCGCCCCTGCTTGACGAGGCTTTGCATCAGTCAGTGTGGTTGGTGATTCCGGTGGCGCTGGTGCTGATGGGGCTGCGGCTGAGCCAGCTGCAGGGGTGGAGTAGTCTACAGCCAGCGCTGGTACCGGCGATGCTCAAGGTGCTGGTGCTGCCCGTGATGGTAGGGGCGGTGACCTTGGGCGCAGGCCTGCCCAAAGATGGGGTGCTAGTGCTGGTGCTGATGTCGGGAATGCCAAGCGCGTTCGCGGGACTAATTTTGGCCGAAGAGTACGATCTCGACCGAGAACTGGCCGCCGCCAGCATTGCCCTATCTACAGGAGGCCTGCTACTCACTATTCCGCTGTGGCTCCTAGTGTTTGGCTAG
- a CDS encoding Npun_R1517 family heterocyst differentiation transcriptional regulator gives MATSAPRSSVEPQVGVYECAITLKFRILEDSHVMADREHLLEQLIDAFSYGSDEFVEQLDAQVEVAEVAELQASPLMRRQLIRLRNLPSA, from the coding sequence ATGGCTACGTCTGCACCCCGTTCGTCGGTTGAGCCTCAGGTTGGCGTTTATGAGTGCGCCATTACTCTCAAGTTTCGTATTTTAGAAGACAGCCACGTCATGGCCGATCGCGAACACCTGCTGGAACAGCTGATCGATGCCTTTTCTTATGGCAGTGACGAGTTCGTTGAGCAGCTTGACGCCCAGGTAGAGGTTGCCGAGGTTGCCGAACTCCAAGCATCACCACTGATGCGGCGACAGCTAATTCGGCTACGCAATTTGCCTTCAGCCTAA
- the psb32 gene encoding photosystem II repair protein Psb32, translating into MGLVLPLVVLGLFAEPAEAVAVFQVPTVAAGEPTWVVDEANIISRINENKISSRFSELAAATGNEVRLVTIHHFDYGDTIQSFTDKLFERWYSTPEEQANQTLLVLDEVTKTVGIRVGDQAATLLTDDIATSVAQETVLFPLLEGDKYNQSFLAASDRLGAVLGGQADPGPPNFDDSFDSESTFASAEETAENRGNSTVVLIVLLVLATVIPMATYFWYVGFGN; encoded by the coding sequence TTGGGCCTAGTTTTACCCCTGGTCGTGCTAGGGCTATTCGCCGAGCCTGCTGAGGCCGTAGCCGTATTCCAAGTTCCAACAGTAGCGGCGGGCGAGCCTACCTGGGTGGTTGACGAAGCCAATATCATCAGCCGTATCAATGAAAACAAAATTTCGAGTCGTTTCAGCGAGCTGGCGGCCGCTACCGGCAACGAGGTGCGCCTCGTAACTATCCACCACTTCGACTACGGCGATACCATTCAAAGCTTCACCGATAAGCTATTTGAGCGCTGGTACTCCACCCCAGAAGAGCAAGCCAATCAAACCTTGCTGGTCCTTGACGAAGTCACTAAAACCGTGGGCATTCGCGTTGGCGATCAAGCTGCGACCCTACTTACCGACGATATTGCTACTAGCGTTGCCCAAGAAACCGTGCTGTTTCCCTTACTGGAAGGCGACAAATATAACCAGTCGTTTTTGGCTGCCAGCGATCGCCTCGGGGCAGTACTAGGCGGCCAAGCAGATCCCGGCCCGCCAAACTTTGACGACTCCTTTGACAGCGAAAGTACCTTTGCCTCCGCCGAAGAAACCGCCGAAAACCGCGGCAACAGCACAGTGGTTCTAATCGTTTTGCTAGTACTTGCCACCGTTATCCCGATGGCAACCTATTTTTGGTACGTTGGATTCGGCAACTAA
- a CDS encoding polysaccharide deacetylase family protein yields the protein MVKGKKKTDGAKPSKVRTLVTLGSGAFLLGAAVPLAGALSTGLISIGSVGLAAPAALDQPQALNPSFLTLADAPGVDAFPTVVSSERLCRRPAGLNQAEISSATAGESLFHGSSPSTAVTQAVEALAQLGAAPWPSIHPLAAEARVPVLMYHDVLDPPEVFFDLTPADFEAHLKTILDNGLTPISPDQLVQHLRTGVALPEKPVLITFDDGYLGHYEHVYPLLQKYQVPATFFVFPGKVDGTVAGRSTLTWDQLKTMAADPLVTIASHSVTHPPDLRTLSDEDLVYEVVESKRQLEAQLGIPIEYFGYPTGHYDERVAQAVADAGYLAGFTMRESDEKFAGASESLLAIERFGQSNLQSLLEVAWGGPTAAGVMPVAADSAFNFATPVAVQKIDRDDQSFSLISGGHPVTIHANSRYQLPEMLAGSNVAGAVDGGFFSLKYLDSNVMIGPVLSQSTRQFVPGYPGETPKLNSRPLVLIAPNEVQFVPFDATRHNTLAGLAQQLPGVTDAFVAAGWLVKDGLPQPASSFGTLFDYDARRHRAFWGINTAGQPVVGVTHTMVDSVQLGELLHQAGLRDAVMLDSGASTSLAYQGDSLVGYIPRPVPHVLGLVPPEANDGSPCPLVLDQENPTTIKR from the coding sequence ATGGTCAAGGGCAAAAAGAAGACAGATGGCGCTAAGCCGTCTAAGGTGCGAACACTGGTTACGTTAGGGTCGGGAGCATTTTTGCTTGGGGCCGCTGTGCCTTTGGCCGGTGCCCTCAGTACCGGCTTAATCAGCATTGGCAGCGTGGGGCTTGCCGCCCCTGCGGCCCTCGACCAGCCCCAAGCCCTCAACCCAAGTTTCCTGACTCTAGCCGATGCCCCTGGGGTAGATGCGTTTCCTACCGTAGTCAGCAGTGAGAGGCTGTGCCGTCGCCCTGCGGGTCTGAATCAGGCAGAGATTAGTAGCGCTACAGCGGGCGAAAGCCTCTTTCATGGTTCTAGCCCTAGTACTGCTGTAACTCAGGCTGTCGAGGCGCTCGCTCAGCTAGGGGCCGCACCCTGGCCCAGTATTCATCCTCTAGCAGCCGAAGCCCGGGTGCCGGTGTTGATGTACCACGATGTCCTCGATCCACCGGAAGTCTTTTTTGACCTTACCCCCGCAGACTTTGAGGCTCACCTAAAAACCATACTGGATAATGGCTTAACGCCAATCAGCCCTGACCAACTGGTGCAGCACTTACGTACCGGTGTGGCACTGCCCGAAAAACCTGTGCTCATCACCTTTGATGATGGCTATCTCGGCCACTACGAGCATGTTTATCCGCTGCTGCAAAAGTATCAGGTACCAGCCACCTTCTTTGTCTTCCCGGGTAAGGTCGATGGTACCGTCGCTGGGCGCTCAACCCTCACGTGGGATCAGCTCAAGACTATGGCAGCTGACCCTTTAGTAACCATTGCCTCCCATAGCGTGACTCACCCCCCTGACCTGCGAACCCTCAGCGATGAGGACCTAGTCTATGAAGTGGTTGAGTCGAAGCGGCAACTAGAGGCTCAACTAGGTATTCCTATCGAGTACTTTGGCTATCCCACTGGTCACTATGATGAGCGGGTTGCCCAAGCCGTGGCCGATGCCGGCTATCTGGCGGGGTTCACGATGCGCGAGAGTGACGAAAAATTTGCCGGTGCCTCAGAATCGCTGCTAGCCATCGAGCGGTTTGGTCAATCCAATCTTCAGTCGTTGCTTGAGGTGGCCTGGGGTGGCCCTACGGCGGCTGGAGTAATGCCTGTTGCCGCCGATTCTGCGTTTAATTTTGCTACTCCCGTCGCTGTGCAAAAGATAGATCGAGATGATCAGTCGTTCTCGCTGATCAGCGGCGGGCATCCGGTTACTATCCACGCCAACAGTCGCTACCAGTTGCCAGAAATGCTAGCGGGCAGCAACGTTGCCGGAGCTGTTGACGGGGGCTTTTTCTCCCTCAAGTACCTGGACTCCAACGTCATGATCGGTCCAGTCCTGAGCCAAAGCACACGGCAGTTTGTTCCAGGCTATCCGGGAGAAACGCCTAAGCTCAACAGCCGCCCTCTGGTGCTAATTGCTCCTAACGAGGTTCAGTTTGTGCCCTTTGACGCTACCCGTCACAATACGCTGGCAGGTTTAGCCCAGCAGCTACCTGGGGTAACCGATGCCTTTGTGGCGGCTGGCTGGTTAGTTAAAGATGGTTTACCCCAGCCCGCTAGTAGTTTTGGCACCCTGTTTGACTATGATGCCCGTCGCCATCGAGCCTTTTGGGGTATTAATACTGCTGGGCAGCCGGTAGTTGGGGTGACCCACACCATGGTTGATTCGGTACAGCTAGGCGAACTGCTGCACCAGGCCGGTCTGCGTGATGCTGTCATGCTTGACTCTGGGGCTAGTACTTCGCTGGCCTATCAGGGAGATTCCCTGGTGGGCTATATTCCGCGCCCGGTACCCCACGTTCTAGGACTGGTGCCTCCTGAAGCCAACGACGGCAGTCCGTGCCCTTTGGTGTTGGATCAAGAGAACCCAACCACAATTAAGCGATAG
- the pheA gene encoding prephenate dehydratase: MTVTIAYLGPEGTYTQLAALAYSLNLEQHTSPPVNLVAFPSIPKAMQATADGMTTLTIVPVENSTEGGVTTTLDTLWQLQQLKIHHAVVMPIRHGLLSQATCLSVIETVFSHPQALSQCQRWLEHNLPQANLVATRSTTEALDHLTDNSTVAAISSEWAAQLYNLPILVHNINDHSDNCTKFWVLKDDNREADPVKGRYTSLAFSLPVNSPGALLKPLDVFARSGINLSRIESRPTKRSLGEYLFFVDLETDAYSQTGQQALNELLYCTESLVNFGTYDVVTADPSLAAAKAKTQSTQALP, from the coding sequence ATGACCGTCACCATTGCCTACCTAGGGCCTGAGGGCACCTATACCCAGCTTGCTGCCCTAGCCTATAGCCTTAACCTGGAGCAGCACACCAGCCCACCGGTCAACTTAGTGGCCTTCCCAAGCATTCCCAAAGCCATGCAGGCCACTGCTGATGGCATGACAACCTTGACGATTGTGCCGGTCGAAAATTCTACCGAAGGGGGAGTTACTACAACCCTAGATACTCTTTGGCAGCTTCAGCAACTTAAAATTCACCACGCTGTGGTCATGCCCATTCGCCACGGGTTGCTATCTCAAGCAACTTGCCTCAGCGTCATAGAAACAGTTTTCTCCCATCCCCAAGCGCTGTCTCAATGTCAGCGGTGGCTCGAGCACAACCTGCCCCAGGCAAACCTGGTTGCCACCCGTTCTACCACAGAAGCCCTCGACCACCTGACCGATAACAGCACAGTAGCCGCCATTTCTTCGGAATGGGCAGCCCAGCTCTACAACCTACCGATCTTGGTCCACAACATCAACGACCATTCCGACAATTGCACGAAGTTTTGGGTGCTTAAAGATGACAATAGGGAAGCAGATCCGGTCAAAGGCCGGTACACTTCTCTAGCTTTTAGCCTGCCGGTGAACAGTCCTGGAGCGCTGCTTAAACCGCTGGACGTATTTGCCCGTTCCGGCATCAATCTCAGCCGCATTGAGTCGCGACCCACCAAGCGATCGCTGGGAGAATACCTATTCTTTGTCGATTTAGAGACTGATGCGTATAGTCAAACGGGACAGCAAGCCCTTAACGAGCTCCTGTACTGCACCGAATCCTTGGTTAATTTTGGCACCTATGACGTGGTCACCGCAGACCCTAGCCTAGCTGCCGCCAAAGCTAAAACTCAATCTACTCAAGCACTTCCTTAA
- a CDS encoding LON peptidase substrate-binding domain-containing protein: protein MSFSESLSVRELPLFPLPELVLFPGRHLPLHVFEPRYRIMMNTVLQSDRRFGVLMLDPATGQPANVGCCAEILHYQRLPDDRLKILTLGQQRFRVLSYVRDKPYRVGLVEWVEDKPTNQDLSPLASDVDQLLRDVVHLSAKLTNQDIDLPDNIPDIPIELSYWVASNLHGVALEQQALLEMDDTSVRLEREAEILTSTRNHLAARTALKEVLE from the coding sequence ATGTCATTCTCCGAGTCCTTATCTGTGCGAGAACTACCGCTTTTTCCGTTGCCTGAGTTGGTCTTATTTCCGGGAAGACATCTGCCGCTTCATGTGTTTGAGCCTCGCTACCGGATCATGATGAACACTGTTCTCCAGAGCGATCGCCGTTTTGGAGTTCTGATGCTAGACCCTGCCACGGGGCAGCCAGCCAATGTCGGTTGTTGCGCTGAAATTCTTCACTATCAGCGACTGCCTGATGATCGTCTCAAAATTCTCACTTTAGGCCAGCAGCGGTTTCGGGTGTTGAGCTACGTGCGCGATAAGCCCTATCGAGTTGGGCTAGTAGAATGGGTTGAAGATAAACCCACCAACCAAGATCTCAGCCCGCTTGCTTCCGACGTGGACCAGCTGCTGCGGGACGTGGTTCATCTATCAGCTAAGCTGACCAATCAAGATATTGATCTACCCGATAATATCCCCGATATTCCCATTGAGCTGTCGTATTGGGTAGCTAGTAACTTGCACGGGGTGGCCCTTGAGCAGCAAGCACTGCTCGAGATGGACGATACCAGCGTGAGGCTAGAGCGTGAGGCTGAGATTCTAACCTCTACCCGCAATCACCTGGCAGCCCGTACTGCTCTTAAGGAAGTGCTTGAGTAG
- the rpsJ gene encoding 30S ribosomal protein S10, which produces MATIQQQKIRIRLKAFDRRLLDTSCEKIVDTANRTNATAIGPIPLPTKRRIYCVLRSPHVDKDSREHFESRTHRRIIDIYQPSSKTIDALMKLDLPAGVDIEVKL; this is translated from the coding sequence ATGGCTACTATTCAGCAACAAAAAATTCGAATTCGCCTCAAAGCCTTTGACCGCAGACTGCTTGACACCTCCTGCGAAAAGATTGTAGATACTGCCAATCGCACCAACGCCACAGCTATTGGCCCTATCCCCTTGCCGACTAAACGACGTATCTATTGCGTCCTGCGTTCTCCCCACGTGGATAAGGACTCTCGGGAGCATTTTGAAAGCCGTACCCACCGCAGAATCATTGATATCTACCAGCCTTCTTCTAAAACCATTGATGCTTTGATGAAACTGGACCTGCCTGCCGGGGTTGATATCGAAGTTAAGCTCTAA
- the tuf gene encoding elongation factor Tu yields the protein MAREKFQRNKPHVNIGTIGHVDHGKTTLTAAITMTLAAAGGAKARKYDEIDAAPEEKARGITINTAHVEYETETRHYAHVDCPGHADYVKNMITGAAQMDGAILVCSAADGPMPQTREHILLAKQVGVPSIVVFLNKQDQVDDEELLELVELEVRELLSSYDFPGDDIPITSGSALLAVEALTATPKISRGENEWVDKILALMDSVDDYIPTPERDIDKPFLMAVEDVFSITGRGTVATGRIERGKVKVGETVELVGIRDTRSTTVTGVEMFKKSLEEGMAGDNAGLLLRGLQKEDIERGMVLAKPGSITPHTQFESEVYILKKEEGGRHTPFFPGYKPQFYVRTTDVTGSIIAFTSDDGSAAEMVMPGDRIKMTVELINPIAIEQGMRFAIREGGRTVGAGVVSKILK from the coding sequence ATGGCACGCGAAAAGTTTCAACGCAATAAACCCCACGTCAACATCGGCACTATCGGTCACGTTGACCATGGCAAAACCACTCTGACGGCCGCCATCACCATGACACTGGCGGCAGCCGGTGGCGCTAAAGCTCGCAAATATGACGAGATCGATGCGGCACCCGAAGAAAAGGCTCGTGGTATCACCATCAATACGGCCCACGTGGAGTACGAGACTGAGACTCGCCACTACGCCCACGTGGACTGCCCCGGGCACGCTGACTATGTCAAGAACATGATCACTGGCGCGGCTCAAATGGATGGTGCCATCCTAGTTTGTTCTGCTGCTGACGGCCCTATGCCCCAGACCCGGGAGCACATTCTGCTAGCCAAGCAGGTAGGTGTACCTAGCATTGTGGTCTTCCTGAACAAGCAAGATCAGGTTGATGACGAAGAACTGCTGGAGCTGGTTGAGCTAGAGGTGCGCGAACTGCTCAGCTCCTACGATTTCCCCGGTGATGATATTCCCATCACTTCTGGTTCTGCCCTGCTGGCTGTGGAAGCCCTAACGGCTACTCCCAAAATTAGCCGCGGTGAAAACGAGTGGGTCGACAAAATCCTAGCGCTGATGGACAGCGTTGATGATTACATTCCTACCCCTGAGCGCGATATCGACAAGCCTTTCCTAATGGCTGTTGAGGACGTGTTCTCGATCACCGGTCGTGGTACCGTAGCTACCGGGCGAATTGAGCGCGGCAAGGTCAAGGTTGGCGAAACTGTTGAGTTGGTCGGTATTCGCGACACCCGTAGCACCACTGTTACTGGGGTTGAGATGTTTAAGAAGAGTCTTGAAGAAGGCATGGCCGGTGACAATGCTGGATTGCTACTAAGAGGTCTTCAAAAAGAGGACATCGAGCGCGGCATGGTGTTGGCTAAGCCTGGCAGCATCACCCCTCATACCCAGTTTGAGTCTGAGGTTTACATCCTCAAGAAGGAAGAGGGTGGTCGTCATACTCCCTTCTTCCCCGGCTACAAGCCTCAGTTCTACGTGCGTACCACCGACGTAACCGGCAGCATCATTGCCTTTACCTCTGACGACGGTAGCGCCGCTGAAATGGTTATGCCCGGCGATCGCATCAAGATGACTGTCGAACTCATTAACCCCATTGCCATTGAGCAGGGCATGCGCTTTGCAATCCGCGAAGGCGGACGCACTGTGGGCGCTGGTGTGGTTTCTAAAATCCTGAAGTAG